AGTTATGTCTTTGCAATCAGCACCACGTGGTCTCTGGCCTACGCCACATTGCAACGCGCCCATGTTCGCGTCGATCTCCTTTACCAATATCTTCCGGTAAGGATTTCAGCCCTCCTCGACTGGCTGTCGCTCGTCATGCTCGGCGTCTTCATGGCCTTTCTGACCTATTACGGCTACGACGTGTTTGCCAGCTCCATAAGCCAGAACTCCCATGCCAACACGCCGCTCGGAACCCCACTCGCTGTTCCACAAGGCCTCTGGTTCGCTGGCCTCCTGTTCATGTGCATTGTCCTTTCGCTGATGCTGCTACGCGCTTCGATCGCGCTGGTCACGGGCGATATCGATGCGATCAAGTCGATGGCCGGCATTCGCTCGGCCAAGGAAGAGGCTGATGAAGAAGCTGCCGCAGGCGAGCGCCTGATCCAGGGGGAACGCAAATGATCGCGACCACCCTCGTCCTCCTGCTGGTACTGATCGGCATTTCCATTCCCGTTGGTGCCGCCCTTGGCGTGCTCGGCCTGATCCTCGACCCGCTCTATTCCATGCTGCCGCTGACGCGCGGCTTGGGCGAGATCGCCTGGAGCACCAACAACGACTTTCTCACGGTCGCCATCCCGCTCTTCATCCTGCTTGGCGAAATCTTGCTGCGCGCCGGCTTTGCCGAGAGAATGTATTCGGCGATGAGCCTGTGGCTCGCCTGGCTTCCGGGTGGCCTGATGCACGCCAATATCGGCGCGTCGGCGCTCTTCGCCGCAACATCGGGCTCAAGCGTTGCAACCGCAGCCACGGTCGGCACGGTCGCCGTGCCCCAAATCAAGCGACATGGCTATAACGAGCCGCTGTTTCTCGGTTCGCTTGCCGCCGGAGGAACGCTTGGCATATTGATCCCGCCGTCGATCAACATGGTCCTCTACGGCGTACTGACCAACACGTCCGTGCCAAAGCTCTACCTTGCAGGCATCCTGCCTGGACTGCTGCTGACGCTCCTGTTCATGCTGATCATCATTTGCGGCTGCCTGGCCGTGCCGGCCTGGGGCGGCAAACGCATCACCGGAGCCTGGCGCGAGCGCCTGATCAGCCTGAAGCATCTCGGCCCGCCACTCGGCATCTTTCTGCTCGTGGTCGGCTCCATCTACGCCGGTGTGGCAACGCCGACGGAAGCCGCCGCTCTGGGTGTGCTCGGAGCGCTGATCCTGGCCGCCTGCTTTAGAAAACTGACTTTCCCGATGCTCGGAGAGGCGATCGAAGGCACGATGAAGTCCACGGCGATGATCATGCTGATCATTCTCGCCGCCGCCTTCCTCAACTTTGTCATGTCGGCTGCCGGGATCACCGACGCCATCACAGGCTCGATCACCGGCCTCGGCCTGTCGCCGCTGCAGATGCTCTTCGTCATCATCATTTTCTATCTCGTGCTCGGCTGCTTCATGGAATCGCTTTCCATGATGATCACGACAATTCCGATCGTCACCCCGATCATGTTCCAACTTGGCTACGACCCGATCTGGGTCGGGGTCCTCATCATCATCCTGGTGGAAGCCGCACTGATCACGCCTCCCGTGGGCCTCAACCTCTTCGTCGTTCACAGCCTGCGCAAGAGTGGCAACATGGCGCCCGTCATCAAGGGCAGCCTGCCCTTCGTTGGCGCCATGGCCCTGCTGATCCTGCTGCTGGCAGTCTTCCCTTCCATCGTCCTCTATCTCCCAAGCCTTTCAAACTGATCGGCCGGACCAGCGAAATACCCGAGAGAACAGCATGAAACTGCACTTCACCATCGAAAGCAAAAACGGCGCTTCCAACATTGATGTCGATATCGACAATCTTGTCGTCGCCGGCTGGGCTGGCCGCGACCGCGCCTCCATCGAGCATCATATCGAGGAACTGGCCGCGCTCGGCGTGCCGCGCCCTTCGGCCGTGCCGCTGTTCTACAGGGTCTCCGAAAGTCTTGCCTTCCAGGGTGACCATATTCAGGTTGTCGGCGCGGAAACCTCCGGTGAGGTGGAAACCTTTGTGTTCACGAAGGATGGCAAGATGTATGTCTCACTCGCCTCCGACCATACGGACCGCAAGCTCGAGGCAACGGGCGTGGCCCTGTCGAAGCAGATCTGCGCCAAGCCCATCGCGACCACCGCCTGGCCCTTCGACGAGGTGGCCGATCACTGGGACAGCCTGATCGTTCGCTCCTTCATCGTCGAAGGCGGCCAGCAGGTAACGTATCAGGAAGGTGCGCTTTCATCGCTTCGCAAGCCCGCGGAATTGATTGCCGGCTATACCGGCGGCAGCAGCCTTCTGCCGGAAGGTACGGGCATGATCTGCGGAACGGTTGGCGCCATCGGTGGCATCCGACCGTCCCGCAACCTGACGCTGGAACTGTTCGACCCGGTGCTCAACCGTTCGATCCGGCACGACTACGTCACCGAGGTTCTGCCGGAGGTCGCATGATGGCACTAGAAAGCACCATTGCGGATGCAGCGGCCGCATTATCGTCAGGAGCGGCAAGCGCGAAAAGCCTGGTGGAGACTGCAATCGCCCGGATGGACGACCCGTCAGGCGAAGGCAAGCGCACCTTCATTCGGCGCAACGACGACCGTGCTCGTGGACTTGCGTCAGCATCGGACGCGATCCGCGCCGCCGGCCACTCTCGCTCTCCAATCGAAGGCCTGCCGATATCGGTAAAGGACCTCTTCGATCTCAAAGGCGAAACGACGCTTGCAGGCAGCATCGCCCTGAAGGGCGCGGCCCCCGCCGCCAGGGACGCAGCCGTGATCCGACGGCTGATCGCCGCCGGCGCCGTCATTACCGGCACCACGAATATGAGCGAGTTCGCATTCTCGGGGCTGGGCCTCAACCCACATTACGATACACCGCGCAATCCCTTCGATCGAGCAACAGGGCGCATCCCTGGCGGTTCGTCCTCCGGCGCGGCGATCTCTGTCAGCGACGGTATGGCGGTCGCCGCCATAGGAACAGATACCGGGGGGTCGATCCGCATTCCGCCGGCGCTGTGCGGCCTGACCGGCTTCAAGCCGACAGCAAGCCGCATCGACCGGGAAGGTGCAATTCCATTGTCGACCACGCTCGACTCGATCGGCCCGATCGCGCGCAGTGTGGCCTGCTGTGCCATTCTCGACGCGATCATGGCGGGAGAAAACCCGCAGGACCTGCCGCAGGCGCTTCCGATCAGGGGACTGCGCCTTGCCGTTCCGCAGACGGTCGTGCTCTCCGACATGGATGCACATGTCGCAAAGGCCTTCGAGGCAGCCGTCAGTCGTCTTTCCTCCGCCGGAGCCGTCATCGTCGACCTGCCGCTTGAAGAGTTCGCGGAGATCGCATCGATCTACTCGGGTGGCACCATCGTTGCCGCGGAAGCCTATCATTGGCACCGGGAGCTGATCGAGAAGGCAGGCGATCGTTATGACCAGCGTGTGCGCCAGCGCATCATGACAGGCAAAGCGCAGTCGGCCAGTGGCTATCTCTCCCTGATCGAAGCTCGGGCGAACTGGAAGAGACGTGTGGAAAGACAGATCGCAGGCTTTGACGCGCTGATCATGCCGACAGTGCCGACAATCGCCCCCGAGATCGAACCGTTGGTCCGCGACGAGGCAAGATTTTTCGCGGTGAACGGGCTGATGCTGCGCAATCCGAGTGTCATCAATTTTCTGGACGGCTGTGCCTTGTCGGTTCCCTGCCATGAGCCTGGAACTGCGCCTGTCGGCTTGATGATTGCTGGGGCGGCCTTTGCCGACCGGCATGTTCTAGCGGCAGGACTTGCCATCGAAAGCGCATTGTCGAGAGACTGAAGGAATAAAAGCATGAGCAACGATTTTGCGACGGCCGCGCATGCGGTCCGCCTTGATGCGCGCACACGCCGGTTGACTGGCCCGACGGCCAATCTGGCACCCGGTCATGTGCAGGCAAATCTCGCGATCCTGCCGAAGAGCCTTGCCTATGATTTCCTGCTCTTCTGCCAGCGCAATCCGAAGCCGTGCCCGCTGCTGGGTGTCTCGGACCCAGGCGACTACATGATCGGCCCGCTCGGCCACGACCTCGATATTCGCTCAGACGTGCCGCGCTATCGCGTCTGGCGAGAAGGTCATCTCGTCGACGAGCCGGAAGACATCGAGACGGTCTGGCGCGACGACCTCGTCACATTCGCGATCGGCTGTTCGTTCTCGTTTGAAGAGGCCCTCCTGGCTGCCGGCGTGCCTGTGCGGCATATCGAGGAAAACACAAACGTGCCGATGTACCGCACGTCGCTGCAAACCAATCCGGCCGGTGTATTTTCAGGCCCGCTTGTCGTCTCCATGCGGCCGATGACGCCGGCCGATGCCATCCGCGCCGTCCAGATCACCGGACGTCTGCCATCGGTGCATGGCGCGCCCGTCCACATAGGTGATCCCGGCGACATCGGCATTGCCGACATCGCGAAACCGGACTACGGCGACGCGGTAACTGTCCGCGAGGGCGAAATCCCGGTCTTCTGGGCCTGCGGAGTGACCCCACAGGCGGCGATCGTCAGGGCCAAGCCCGAATTCTCGATCACTCACGCTCCAGGGCACATGCTGGTAACCGACTTGGTCAATGCAGATCTTGCGGTCTAAAATTCGTCTGTCGTCGCATTGTCTGAAACGTTCGAGGCCCCGGGATGACTGGGGTTGCCGACTGAAGTTTTCAGCTGATCCGTCCAAGCTTCTAGAATGGAAAGCACTTTGCAACTGAGTTGATCGAATGGCATGGAGCCGAGTACGGTCACCCCCAGCTCTTCCGGCGCCAGCGGTTCAAGCGTCTGCAGCTGGTTCTCCAGAAGCGAAACCGGCATGAAATGCTCCCTGGCCGTCATCCGGCTGATCAAGACATCCCTGCCGACATCGAGATGGAGGAAAAAGAGAGGGCAATCCTTTGCCAGCCTCTCCCGATAGGACCGCTTGAGGGCTGAGCAGGATGCCACGGCCCCACCGGGACGTTCACCCAATGCGCTGGCGATCCTGTCCAGCCAGGGCCAGCGCATGTCATCGTTGAGAGGCAGGCCACGGCTCATTCGCTCGATGCTGGCCGGCGAATGCAGATCATCGCCTTCAATGAAGGGCACGTTCAGATGATCGGCAATGCGCCTTGCGACCGATGACTTGCCGCAGCCACTGACCCCCATGACAACGATGTGCAAGGGCACGGTCAGGTCAGCCATTCTACGGGCCACATGACGATCTGCGGAAAGGCGGCCACCAGCACCAGCACGACGGCGTTGACCGCGTAGAACGGCAGCGACGCAGCGACGAGCTTCGGCGTCGGAACGCCCGAGACATAGGCGGTCGCGAACAGGCACGTGCCGACCGGCGGCGTTGCCAGACCGACAGCCAGGCAGGCAACCATGTAGACCAGGAAATGCAGGGGATCGACACCCGCCGCAACTGCGGCCGGCATGAGCACAGGGATCAGCATCAACGCCGCCGCGACGATATCCATCAGCATGCCGACGATGATGAAGATCAACCCCATCAGCATCAGCGTCATGAAAGTGGAGCCGCCGAACATCGACAGGAAGCCGGAGGCCTTCTGCGGCAAGAGATCGACCGTGAAGACGAAGGTCGCGGCATTTGCCACCATCAGGATCAACAGCACCGAGCCGGCAAGCCTGCCGGACGCGACTGCCAGTTCGAGCACGTCCCGCAAGCCGATCTCGCGATGCAGGATCCCGGCCACGAGGAGCGTGTAGAACACGGCGAGGCCGGCAGCTTCAGTCGGCGTCACGATGCCGGAAAACATGCCGGTCAGGATGATCACCGGAGCGCCCACGGAGGGCAGCGCCCTGAAGAGCGCCCGGGCCGACTTGCGCATGTCGAAGGCCGTAATCGTCCCATACCCCTTCCGGCGCGAAATGATCGTGTTGTAGATCGCCAGCGAGACAGCGAGCAGAACGCCGGGCCCGAGCCCCCCGGCCAGGGCAGCGCCGACCGACTGGCCGGCCGAAGCTGCCGCGACGATGACGAGGATCGATGGCGGAACAAGCGTCGCCAGTGTCGAGGTAATGAGCGTCAGCGCCGCCGCATAGGGCTTCGGATATCCGCGCGACGTCATGGACCGGATCGTGATCGGTCCGAGACTGGCGATATCGGCGACGGACGATCCGGAAATGCCGCCAAACACGAAACTGGAGGCAATATTGACATGGCCGACGCCACCGGGAAGCCTGCCGACGAGCGCCTCGGCCGCATCGAAGATGCGTTCGGACAAGCCGCCCCGCTCCATGATCTGGCCCGCCAGAATGAACAGCGGCACCGCAATCAGGAGGAACGAGTTGATGGACGTCGCCATCGACTGCGTGATCATCGACAATGGCAGGTCGAACCACCAGAGCGTTACGGCGGAGGCGAGCCCGAGGGCGACCGACAAGGGAACGTCGACAATAGCCAGCACGGCAAAGAGCGCGACGAGAGTGAGGCTCATTGGCTCAATCCTTCATGGGACGTGAGTTGCGCGACGGTCGGGTCGGACAGCGGGTCGGCTGTAAAGGCGTTCACCGCCGTGCCGACAATCGCCAGAAAGGATCCCATCACCAGCGGCAGCGTCGTAATCCACATGCCGACCTGCAGGATCGGCGAGAGCTCGCCGAAGCGGATCTGCTGAACCAGCAACTGCCAGCCCTGCCAGGTCACGATGCTGAAGAGGATCATCGCGCTCAGCGCCGGGATCAGCCGGTAGGCGACTAGAAGCCGGGCCGGGATCAGGTTGACGAGAAAATTGAGAGCCGGGTGCTGCCCGCTGCGAAAGCCTGCGGCGAGACCCAGCCACACCGTCCAGATGAACAGGAAGCGGGACAGTTCTTCCGTCCAGGCAAGCGAATGTCCGAAAAGGCGGGACCCGACCTGAAGCGTGATCAGCAGGACCATGCTGATCACCGCTATCAGGATTATCAGGTCGACGACGCGCCAGATGATCTTATCGAGAAGCTGCATCTCTGTACCATGAATTGTTGGAGCGAGGGGCGCCCGGGGGCGCCCTTCGCAAATGTCAGTTGGACTTCACGAAGTCGATGCTCGTCTGCATAAAATCTGCGCCGATCTGATCCTTGAAGTCGCCATAGATGCCTCGGGCGATCTCCTGCACCTTCGCCAGCTCGCCGTCGGCGAACGAGTTCACCTGCATGCCTTTTTCCTTCAGCTTGCCGATGATCTCTTCTTCCTGCTTGATCTCGTTGGCGTCGTGCTCGACGATCATCTCTTTCGCCGCGTCCTGAACGGCGTCATGATACTGCTCGGGGATCTTGTTCCATGCCGCCGACGACAGGGCCAGCAGGAAGCTGTCGGCCACGTGCTGCGTCAGATTGAGCTGTCCCTGCACTTCGTAGAAGCGGTTGTTGTACGGCACCTCGACAGGGTTTTCCTGACCGTCGATCGCCTTCAGCTGCAGAGCGGAATAAACCTCCGAGAAGGCCATCGGCGTGGGATTGGCGCCGAGCGCCTGGAAGAGCTTTACGAACAGTGGATTGTTCGGCGTGCGCAGGGTCAGACCCTTGAAATCCTCCGCCTTGGTGATCACCCGGTCGCGGGCCGTCACATCACGGAAGGTGCGCAGGAAGAAGCCGAGTCCCTTGATGTTCATGCGCTCGATGGACTGCAGCAGCTCCTGCCCCGGCGCGCCGGCAAGATAAGCCTTGAGCTGGTCGTAGTTGGCAAAAAGATACGGAAGCGAGATCGCGTTCATCTTCGGTTCGAAGGATGCATAGACCGACGATGCGAGGATCAGGCCATCAAGCGCGCCGGAGCCGAGCTGGTTGATCGCGGCATTCTGATCCTTGCCGAACAGCACGCCATCCGGAAATACCTGGAACGTGACTTCGCCTTTGGTCTTCTCGTTGACGAGTTCGGCAAATCGCGTTGCTGCACGGCCAACCGAACTCTCGGCCGGATCCGGAACCGCAAGACGCAGCGACGTCTGGGCGAATGCCGGAACGGCGAAGCTGCAGCTTGCGGCAAGCAATGCTGCCGCAGTCAGGCCCTTCACAACGCCACGGCGTGTCAGTTCGAGTGTCTTCTTCATCTGGGTCTCCTCCCTCTGTTAATGAAATTCTCTAGTCAGTTCCGCAAGGCACTGCCTGCCGGCAAAACGCCATTGCGACGTTTCAGCTCAAGAAAGAGCGCGGAATGATCGAGGTCGCCGCCGCCGTGGTCGACAAGCGACGAGAAAAGCTCATCCGCCAGTCTCAGGACCGGCAGGTCGAGATCGAGCTTCTCGGCCACCTCAAGCGCTGCCTTCGTGTCCTTGACCTGATACTTCGCCGGACCACCCGGTTCGAAGTTTGCCGAAATGATTCTCTGGCCGTGCAGCTCGAGTATCCGCGAGAAGGCAAATCCGCCGAGCAGGGCTTCCCTGACTTTCGCAGGATCGGCGCCGCCTTTTTCCGCCATGAGCAATGCTTCCGAAACGGCAACGATCGTACTGGCGACAAGAAGCTGATTAACGAGCTTTGCCAGTGCACCTGTGCCGGCCGGTCCGATATGGACCACGCGCCCCATCGCCGAAAGCACGGGATTGGCTTTGCGAACATCATCGATCTCGCCGCCGACCATGATCGACAGGGTGCCGGCAGCGGCCGCCGGTGTCCCGCCCGAAACCGGGGCATCCAGCCATCGCAGGCCGATCGCACCCGCCTTGGCGGCAAGGGACTGCGCCTCTTCCATGCCGATAGACGACATGACGATCAGCATCGCGCCCTTCCTCATCGCCGCAGCGGCATCATGCTCGCCGAACAGCACTTCTTCGCAGACGGGCCCCGACGACAGCATGACGATCACGGTATCCGCGTCGGCAACGGCCCTTGCCGGAGTGCCGGCAAGTCCCGCACCCCTGGAAGCCAGGGATCCGGCCTTTTCCTTGCTTCGGTTCCAGACCGTGACCTCGAAGCCGGCTGCCAGAAGATTGGCGGCCATGGGGGCCCCCATGAGCCCCGTTCCTAGCACGGCGACCTTGCCCCTGCTCATGATGCAATCCTCATGGGGCAACCCGTTCGAAAAAGCCGACCGGCCCCTCGCTCACCAGGGTCAAGGCCTGGCGGAAGCGCGCAAGATGCGGCGTCTCAAGATGAGCCTCAAAGGCCGCACGGCTTTCATAAACCTCGTAGAACATCACCTTGACGGGGGAGACATTGCGATCGACGAACACGTCGAACTGATGGCACCCGGGCTCCAGGGCGACGGAGTTGGTGGCGTCGTCCCTGGCGGCCTCCAGAAAGGCCTCCAGGTTTTCAGCCGTCACGTCGAATTGCGGCAGGACGACATAGCTCATGCCGCCTTCTCCGACTTCGGTCCCATGGTCTTGACCTGTTCGCGCCGCAGTTCGACCACGTCGAGATCATCGACCAGTTCGACATCCGACATCCGCACGACCTGGTCACGCTTGATCGGGTTCTTCAGCTTGACGTTGTGTGCAAGTCCGATCGGCAGGGCGTCGACCTCGCTGGAAATGCTTGCGGGGATCGCCTTCGCCCAGACGGCATAGCCGCCCTCGCCGTCCAGCATGTCGCCGGCCTTGAAGTCACCCTTGGCTGCGGCAACGGCGTCACCGCGATATTCCTTGGAGGAGCCGGTCGGCTCGCCGCGCAGGACCGCGGAAAGAACCGATACGGAGGTTTCCAGGCCGATCAGGTGGAACGGCCGCCACATCGAGCCATACCAGCCAGACTTGTCGGTCAGCAGTCCGTACTGCTTGAAGCAGTCGCGCGTGTAGGCATCGGGCGCCTTGAAGGTGACGAACATGCCGTAGCGGATGTTGTTGAGCACCTCACGGCCGTCCGGCTCCTGGCTCGCGGCAATGTCGACAAGCCCTGCCTTCGGCATGCGGCCACCGTCGGAGGCCGGCTTGAAGACGGACGCCAGATCCTGCAGACCGGAGGGATAGAACGCCAATCCGTCATCCGGGCAATCCAGGCCGGTGCCATTGGCAACGGCAGCCATCTCGATCGCGGCCTTGGTGCCATCGGTGAACGAGTTGTACATTTTCGGATTGAAGTCACCCTTGGCAACCTCTTCCTCGGTCCAGCCGAAAAAGCCCCAGACCGTGTCCGGCGTCGAATAGCGGTACCGCGGTTCGAAGTTCATGCCCTTGCCGGCCGAGATAAGCTCGAAGCCGCAGGAGCGCACCCAGTCGACCAGTTCGCAGATGAAGGCCGGCTGGTCGCCATAGGCCATCGAATAGACGAGGCCCTTGGCACGCGCCTTGGCGGCCAGGATCGGTCCGCACATCACGTCAGCCTCGACGTTGACCATGACGATATGCTTCATGCCTTCGATCGCCATCAGGGCGTGTCGGGTACCGGCGATCGGATGGCCGGTCGCCTCGATGATGCATTCGATGCCGTCAAAGGCGCAAAGAGCGGCCGCATCTTCGGTGACGAAGGTCTTGCCGGTGTCCATCGCATCGGCAAAGGACGTCGCGCCGTACTCCTCCGGCTGCCAGCCGGTCCGCGCCAGCGACGCGCGGGCCTTGCCGGCGTCGAGATCCGCCACGCCGACGATATGATAGCCGGCAATCTTGCGTGCCTGCGCCAGGACCATGGAGCCGAACTTGCCTGCCCCGATAAGACCGACGCGAATGGGACGGCCTTCGGCATGACGGGCAGCAAGCATCGATGAGAGGTTCATGTGGGATAACTCCGTATTGCGACCACCTGGTCGGGAATTCACTGACCGCGCAGGAGAATGCCCACCATTGCGATCAGCACCGGTCAGGGTGCAGGTCGCCAACGGAAATTTCGGTATTCCTCCCGACGCGCCGACATCGTTTGTCGGGCAGGCGCATCTTCCTGCAGGGGAGACTGCAGAACAATTTACTTTTTTTGCTGAATTACGTAGCGCTTCTAATCAATCAGCGAACGGTCCTCGTTGTACCAGACCTGCGCCTCGCGCTTAATCCACTCGATGAAGCGCTTGACGCGGTGTCGCCTCAGATGGGTGTAAGGGCACACGATCCATTGGGTGGCGATCCGCATCTCGGGTGGATTTTCCAGGGCAACCACAAGACGGCCGTCCTTCAGTTCCTGCTCCATCATCAGGTTGCTTTCCAGCGCCATGCCCATTCCGAGCACGGCAGCGTCGACGACCATATGCGACCGGTCGAAATAGAGCCGCTTCGAAGGAATGTCGTTGGTGATCCCCTGGTGGGCAAACCAGCTTTTCCACTGGATCTGCGCCTTGACCGAGTGAATGAGCCTGTGCTGCAGGAGTTCGCCCGTGGTCAAGGAATGCGCCGCCGCGAGCTTTGGCGAACAGACCGGCAGAAAGCGCTCTTCGATCAATCCCTCCACATGCAGGCCGGGCCAACGACCGGCGCCATGCCGGATCTCCACGTCCACCAGATCCCGATTGAAGTCGGTCGGCTCGTTCGAGCCATCCAGCCGAATGTCGATGTTGGGATTTGCCTCGAAAAACCGCGGCAGCCGCGGCAGGATCCATTTCGTCGACACGGTCGGCGTGGCCCTGATCGTCAGGAGCGTGGTGGTCTTGTTGCCAGTGACGATGTCCGTTGACCGTATGATCTCCTCGACATGCTGGGAAATTAGATCGAAGTAGCGCTCTCCATCCTCGGTGAGCTTCACCTTGCGCCCGACCTTGGTGACGAGCGACATGCCGATCTGCTCCTCAAGCACCCTGATCTGCTGGCTCACGGCCGATGGCGTCACATTCAGCTGTTGCGCCGCTGCTGTGACGGAGTTGAGTGTCGCGACATGATAGAAAACGGCAATGGATCGGAACGGAGTCATCGTTAGCTCAGCTTAAGTTTTGATAATCTTCCTGTAGCTCACTAAACGATATGGCGGAAAAATTGTCAGCAAAGATTGAGCCTTCACTGGATACGCCTTCGAGCTCCGAAGCCTGCGACACTATCCTTATTGCTGTCTGTCGGCGATCCAGTGCCTGCTTCCAGACTGCTCACGCCAGTCGTCGCGCGCGGCCCGGATCCAGTCGAGAAAGATTTTCACCTTTCTGTGCCGCAGGTGATCGCGGGGGCACACAATCCATTGTGTCGTCAGCGCTATGTGATGAGGGGATGCGACCGGACAAATGAGCCTACCATCCGACAACTCCCGCCACATCATCAGCTCGCTTTCCAGCGCAATGCCCAATCCGTCACTCGCGGCGTCAATCGCCATGTGGCTCCTGTCGAACAACACGCGCTGCCAGCGAAATTCATGCGTCACGCCCGCTTCCTTCAGCCAT
Above is a window of Rhizobium sp. NRK18 DNA encoding:
- a CDS encoding TRAP transporter small permease subunit produces the protein MTSKSVQTMSSLVAHAETAARYAVYASGALTIGSVLLISYDVITRKLFGWSLGGSDEISSYVFAISTTWSLAYATLQRAHVRVDLLYQYLPVRISALLDWLSLVMLGVFMAFLTYYGYDVFASSISQNSHANTPLGTPLAVPQGLWFAGLLFMCIVLSLMLLRASIALVTGDIDAIKSMAGIRSAKEEADEEAAAGERLIQGERK
- a CDS encoding TRAP transporter large permease codes for the protein MIATTLVLLLVLIGISIPVGAALGVLGLILDPLYSMLPLTRGLGEIAWSTNNDFLTVAIPLFILLGEILLRAGFAERMYSAMSLWLAWLPGGLMHANIGASALFAATSGSSVATAATVGTVAVPQIKRHGYNEPLFLGSLAAGGTLGILIPPSINMVLYGVLTNTSVPKLYLAGILPGLLLTLLFMLIIICGCLAVPAWGGKRITGAWRERLISLKHLGPPLGIFLLVVGSIYAGVATPTEAAALGVLGALILAACFRKLTFPMLGEAIEGTMKSTAMIMLIILAAAFLNFVMSAAGITDAITGSITGLGLSPLQMLFVIIIFYLVLGCFMESLSMMITTIPIVTPIMFQLGYDPIWVGVLIIILVEAALITPPVGLNLFVVHSLRKSGNMAPVIKGSLPFVGAMALLILLLAVFPSIVLYLPSLSN
- a CDS encoding DUF2848 domain-containing protein codes for the protein MKLHFTIESKNGASNIDVDIDNLVVAGWAGRDRASIEHHIEELAALGVPRPSAVPLFYRVSESLAFQGDHIQVVGAETSGEVETFVFTKDGKMYVSLASDHTDRKLEATGVALSKQICAKPIATTAWPFDEVADHWDSLIVRSFIVEGGQQVTYQEGALSSLRKPAELIAGYTGGSSLLPEGTGMICGTVGAIGGIRPSRNLTLELFDPVLNRSIRHDYVTEVLPEVA
- a CDS encoding amidase, with the translated sequence MMALESTIADAAAALSSGAASAKSLVETAIARMDDPSGEGKRTFIRRNDDRARGLASASDAIRAAGHSRSPIEGLPISVKDLFDLKGETTLAGSIALKGAAPAARDAAVIRRLIAAGAVITGTTNMSEFAFSGLGLNPHYDTPRNPFDRATGRIPGGSSSGAAISVSDGMAVAAIGTDTGGSIRIPPALCGLTGFKPTASRIDREGAIPLSTTLDSIGPIARSVACCAILDAIMAGENPQDLPQALPIRGLRLAVPQTVVLSDMDAHVAKAFEAAVSRLSSAGAVIVDLPLEEFAEIASIYSGGTIVAAEAYHWHRELIEKAGDRYDQRVRQRIMTGKAQSASGYLSLIEARANWKRRVERQIAGFDALIMPTVPTIAPEIEPLVRDEARFFAVNGLMLRNPSVINFLDGCALSVPCHEPGTAPVGLMIAGAAFADRHVLAAGLAIESALSRD
- a CDS encoding putative hydro-lyase, coding for MSNDFATAAHAVRLDARTRRLTGPTANLAPGHVQANLAILPKSLAYDFLLFCQRNPKPCPLLGVSDPGDYMIGPLGHDLDIRSDVPRYRVWREGHLVDEPEDIETVWRDDLVTFAIGCSFSFEEALLAAGVPVRHIEENTNVPMYRTSLQTNPAGVFSGPLVVSMRPMTPADAIRAVQITGRLPSVHGAPVHIGDPGDIGIADIAKPDYGDAVTVREGEIPVFWACGVTPQAAIVRAKPEFSITHAPGHMLVTDLVNADLAV
- a CDS encoding gluconokinase; protein product: MADLTVPLHIVVMGVSGCGKSSVARRIADHLNVPFIEGDDLHSPASIERMSRGLPLNDDMRWPWLDRIASALGERPGGAVASCSALKRSYRERLAKDCPLFFLHLDVGRDVLISRMTAREHFMPVSLLENQLQTLEPLAPEELGVTVLGSMPFDQLSCKVLSILEAWTDQLKTSVGNPSHPGASNVSDNATTDEF
- a CDS encoding TRAP transporter large permease, with the translated sequence MSLTLVALFAVLAIVDVPLSVALGLASAVTLWWFDLPLSMITQSMATSINSFLLIAVPLFILAGQIMERGGLSERIFDAAEALVGRLPGGVGHVNIASSFVFGGISGSSVADIASLGPITIRSMTSRGYPKPYAAALTLITSTLATLVPPSILVIVAAASAGQSVGAALAGGLGPGVLLAVSLAIYNTIISRRKGYGTITAFDMRKSARALFRALPSVGAPVIILTGMFSGIVTPTEAAGLAVFYTLLVAGILHREIGLRDVLELAVASGRLAGSVLLILMVANAATFVFTVDLLPQKASGFLSMFGGSTFMTLMLMGLIFIIVGMLMDIVAAALMLIPVLMPAAVAAGVDPLHFLVYMVACLAVGLATPPVGTCLFATAYVSGVPTPKLVAASLPFYAVNAVVLVLVAAFPQIVMWPVEWLT
- a CDS encoding TRAP transporter small permease; amino-acid sequence: MQLLDKIIWRVVDLIILIAVISMVLLITLQVGSRLFGHSLAWTEELSRFLFIWTVWLGLAAGFRSGQHPALNFLVNLIPARLLVAYRLIPALSAMILFSIVTWQGWQLLVQQIRFGELSPILQVGMWITTLPLVMGSFLAIVGTAVNAFTADPLSDPTVAQLTSHEGLSQ
- a CDS encoding DctP family TRAP transporter solute-binding subunit — translated: MKKTLELTRRGVVKGLTAAALLAASCSFAVPAFAQTSLRLAVPDPAESSVGRAATRFAELVNEKTKGEVTFQVFPDGVLFGKDQNAAINQLGSGALDGLILASSVYASFEPKMNAISLPYLFANYDQLKAYLAGAPGQELLQSIERMNIKGLGFFLRTFRDVTARDRVITKAEDFKGLTLRTPNNPLFVKLFQALGANPTPMAFSEVYSALQLKAIDGQENPVEVPYNNRFYEVQGQLNLTQHVADSFLLALSSAAWNKIPEQYHDAVQDAAKEMIVEHDANEIKQEEEIIGKLKEKGMQVNSFADGELAKVQEIARGIYGDFKDQIGADFMQTSIDFVKSN
- a CDS encoding NAD(P)-dependent oxidoreductase, with protein sequence MSRGKVAVLGTGLMGAPMAANLLAAGFEVTVWNRSKEKAGSLASRGAGLAGTPARAVADADTVIVMLSSGPVCEEVLFGEHDAAAAMRKGAMLIVMSSIGMEEAQSLAAKAGAIGLRWLDAPVSGGTPAAAAGTLSIMVGGEIDDVRKANPVLSAMGRVVHIGPAGTGALAKLVNQLLVASTIVAVSEALLMAEKGGADPAKVREALLGGFAFSRILELHGQRIISANFEPGGPAKYQVKDTKAALEVAEKLDLDLPVLRLADELFSSLVDHGGGDLDHSALFLELKRRNGVLPAGSALRN
- a CDS encoding putative quinol monooxygenase codes for the protein MSYVVLPQFDVTAENLEAFLEAARDDATNSVALEPGCHQFDVFVDRNVSPVKVMFYEVYESRAAFEAHLETPHLARFRQALTLVSEGPVGFFERVAP